In Eupeodes corollae chromosome X, idEupCoro1.1, whole genome shotgun sequence, the following proteins share a genomic window:
- the LOC129953197 gene encoding glutamine--fructose-6-phosphate aminotransferase [isomerizing] 2 isoform X4, translated as MCGIFAYLNYMTPKSRHEVLELLVNGLKRLEYRGYDSTGVAIDSMDGKDIVMVKRCGKVKVLEDAIAEKFSGPNFDEPIQTHVGISHTRWATHGVPSETNSHPQRSDESNSFVVVHNGIITNYKDVKTFLEKRGYVFESDTDTEVMAKLIHHLWKQHPGYSFRELVEQVIQQMEGAFAITFKSKHFPGECVASRRGSPLLVGIKTKTRLATDHIPILYGKEHRPHGTAREMPVLPRSESTSEFMPLEDKEVEYFFASDASAVIEHTNRVIYLEDDDVAAVKDGALSIHRLKRCVDDAHAREITTLKMEIQQIMKGNYDYFMQKEIFEQPESVINTMRGRMNFVNQTIVLGGIKEYIPEIKRCRRLMLIGCGTSYHSAVATRQLLEELTELPVMVELASDFLDRNTPIFRDDVCFFISQSGETADTLMALRYCKQRGALIVGITNTVGSSICRESHCGVHINAGPEIGVASTKAYTSQFISLVMFGLVMSEDRISLQQRRKEIIDGLSKLDKQIRQVLQLDSKVQELAKDLYQHKSLLIMGRGYNFATCLEGALKVKELTYMHSEGIMAGELKHGPLALVDGSMPVLMIVLRDPVYIKCMNALQQVTSRKGRPIIVCEEGDEETKSYSSRSLEIPRTVDCLQGVLTVIPMQLLSYHIAVMRGCDVDCPRNLAKSVTVE; from the exons ATGTGTG GAATATTCGCATACCTTAACTATATGACACCAAAATCTCGTCATGAGGTTCTGGAATTACTCGTTAACGGACTGAAACGTTTGGAATATCGTGGTTATGACTCAACTGGCGTTGCCATTGATTCAATGGATGGCAAAGATATTGTTATGGTTAAACGATGTGGCAAAGTTAAGGTTCTAGAAGATGCTATTGCAGAAA aaTTTAGTGGTCCAAATTTTGATGAACCTATTCAGACTCATGTTGGTATATCACATACCCGTTGGGCTACTCATGGTGTTCCATCGGAAACAAATTCTCATCCACAACGTTCGGATGAATCTAACTCATTTGTTGTTGTACACAACGGAATTATTACAAATTACAAAGATGTCAAGACATTCCTTGAAAAACGTGGTTATGTTTTTGAATCAGATACTGATACCGAAGTAATGGCTAAGCTTATACATCATTTGTGGAAACAACATCCTGGCTATTCGTTTAGAGAACTAGTAGAGCAGGTTATTCAGCAAATG GAAGGTGCATTTGCAATCACATTCAAATCAAAGCATTTCCCCGGTGAATGCGTTGCATCACGTCGTGGTTCACCCTTATTGGTTGGTATTAAAACAAAGACTCGTTTAGCCACAGATCACATTCCAATTTTATACGGAAAAG aacatcGTCCACATGGTACTGCTCGTGAAATGCCAGTTCTTCCACGTTCTGAAAGCACCTCTGAATTCATGCCACTAGAAGACAAGGAAGTCGAGTATTTCTTTGCATCGGATGCCTCAGCTGTGATTGAACACACCAATCGTGTCATATATCTAGAg GACGATGATGTAGCTGCAGTCAAAGATGGTGCTCTAAGTATTCATCGTCTGAAACGTTGCGTCGATGATGCTCATGCTCGTGAAATTACTACTCTCAAGATGGAAATACAACAAATCATGAAAGGCAACTatgattatttcatgcaaaaagaaattttcgaaCAACCCGAGTCCGTGATTAATACCATGCGTGGTCGTATGAATTTTGTCAATCAAACCATTGTCCTTGGTGGTATCAAGGAATACATTCCTGAAATCAAACGCTGCCGTCGTCTGATGTTGATTGGCTGTGGAACATCTTATCACAGTGCTGTGGCTACTCGCCAATTGCTGGAAGAACTCACCGAGCTGCCTGTTATGGTTGAACTTGCTTCAGATTTCCTCGATCGTAATACGCCTATTTTCCGTGATGATGTTTGCTTCTTCATCTCGCAATCTGGAGAAACAGCAGATACCCTAATGGCTTTACGTTACTGCAAGCAACGTGGAGCTTTGATTGTAGGTATCACGAATACTGTAGGTAGTTCGATCTGCCGTGAATCCCACTGTGGTGTTCACATTAATGCAGGCCCAGAAATCGGTGTTGCCTCGACCAAAGCTTACACATCGCAATTCATATCCTTGGTTATGTTTGGTTTGGTAATGAGTGAAGATCGAATTTCTTTGCAACAACGACGAAAAGAAATTATAGACGGACTGTCAAAACTAGACAAACAAATCCGACAGGTTCTTCAGTTGGATTCGAAAGTACAAGAATTAGCAAAAGATTTGTATCAGCACAAATCTCTCTTAATCATGGGAAGAGGATATAATTTCGCTACTTGTTTGGAAGGTGCCTTG AAAGTAAAAGAATTGACATACATGCATAGTGAGGGTATTATGGCTGGTGAATTGAAACACGGACCTTTGGCACTAGTGGATGGTTCCATGCCAGTTCTTATGATAGTACTACGTGATCCTGTTTACATCAAATGTATGAATGCACTACAACAGGTGACGTCACGTAAAGGACGCCCAATCATCGTATGCGAAGAAGGCGACGAAGAAACGAAGTCCTATTCGTCAAGGAGCTTGGAAATTCCACGTACAGTTGACTGTCTTCAAGGTGTATTAACTGTCATTCCTATGCAATTACTTTCCTACCACATAGCCGTGATGCGTGGCTGTGATGTTGATTGTCCGAGAAATTTGGCCAAATCAGTCACtgttgaataa